One window from the genome of Acinetobacter lanii encodes:
- a CDS encoding zinc-dependent alcohol dehydrogenase family protein: protein MKAVIVKKPGGFDQLNVVEKAELNAPQAGEIQVDIHANSLNFHDLLVARGDFPSENGRVILSDGAGVVTAVGEGVTEFAVGDHVVSCFFPTWQDGPATLSDFATVPGDGIDGYAVESVNAPATAFTHAPKHYNHEEAATLTTAGLTAWRALVVDGHVKAGQTVLVLGTGGVSIFALQMAKSMGARVIATTSSESKKAKLLALGADQVINYREDAHWGDKVLELTQGQGVDLVVEVGGPATLAQSIRAAKVGGHIALIGVLTGYAGEIPTAELMAKQLSLKGLIVGSRTHQKDMIQALETYDWKPVIDSVFSQDQIAEAFRHQESGQHFGKICIRHKQS from the coding sequence ATGAAAGCCGTGATCGTCAAAAAACCGGGTGGTTTTGATCAGTTAAACGTCGTTGAAAAAGCAGAATTGAATGCACCTCAAGCAGGTGAGATTCAAGTCGACATTCATGCCAACTCACTTAATTTCCATGATTTATTGGTGGCAAGAGGTGATTTTCCATCTGAAAATGGACGTGTCATTCTTTCTGATGGTGCAGGTGTGGTCACCGCCGTCGGTGAGGGTGTAACTGAATTTGCAGTCGGTGACCATGTGGTGTCATGTTTCTTCCCGACATGGCAAGATGGGCCTGCAACGCTATCTGACTTTGCAACTGTCCCTGGAGACGGCATTGATGGTTATGCGGTAGAAAGCGTCAATGCACCTGCAACGGCGTTTACCCATGCCCCTAAACACTACAACCATGAAGAAGCAGCCACATTAACAACCGCAGGTTTAACCGCATGGCGTGCTTTAGTGGTCGATGGTCATGTGAAAGCAGGGCAAACGGTACTGGTATTAGGTACAGGTGGTGTGTCAATTTTTGCTTTGCAAATGGCAAAGTCTATGGGGGCACGTGTCATCGCGACAACATCTTCAGAGTCTAAAAAAGCAAAACTTCTTGCACTAGGTGCAGATCAGGTCATTAACTACCGTGAAGACGCCCATTGGGGAGATAAAGTCCTTGAACTGACTCAAGGTCAGGGTGTAGATCTTGTGGTAGAAGTGGGTGGTCCTGCAACCTTAGCTCAATCGATTCGCGCAGCCAAAGTAGGTGGTCATATTGCCTTGATCGGTGTCTTAACAGGCTATGCCGGTGAAATTCCAACGGCAGAATTAATGGCTAAACAATTGTCACTGAAAGGCTTGATCGTGGGGAGTCGAACCCATCAAAAAGACATGATTCAGGCCCTTGAAACTTATGATTGGAAACCTGTGATTGATTCAGTATTCTCACAAGATCAAATCGCAGAAGCATTTCGCCATCAAGAATCCGGTCAGCACTTTGGTAAGATTTGTATTCGTCATAAACAAAGCTGA
- a CDS encoding heavy metal sensor histidine kinase — MKRRIRLRLSHLLALTFGMISCVVFIGIGLLSDRNMQTMIQTQQDQALTARIERIEVFLKDSDSLELLIQHPRLYENMLGQQDNLLILRRNDQVIIEINPLNIQMPKLSFQPELKFQNNQTDQPSTRLASKQLNIQGQRYQLIAGKQLLEGQQTLTQYRQKLIGYSIFGVLLSTLTAWLAGHYLLRSIRQLIDASTQIDLNQHSSRFDIQSVSKEVNELTYAMNTMLTRIDSSYQQMARFSADIAHELRTPLNNLVGQTQIVLSHFRTQQDLENLLYSHLEEYERLNQMIESMLLIAHLEHGEYVQDQQYIQLKPMLDELIEYFSFLAEEKQMGFKLDLEHGLEQRFSLQGHPILVERAVANLISNAIDYGHENSDIRIQVKAQLSKLMISVLTPQVRIEEVHLPHLFDRFYQIETSRHASGKSGGLGLAIVKSIMQLHQGEVGVENTPDGVVFHLIFPPSFC; from the coding sequence ATGAAACGCCGTATTCGTCTTCGACTCAGTCATTTATTGGCACTGACCTTCGGCATGATTTCTTGCGTGGTGTTCATCGGCATTGGGTTGCTTTCAGACCGAAATATGCAAACTATGATTCAAACGCAGCAAGATCAGGCATTGACTGCGCGTATTGAACGAATTGAAGTTTTTCTAAAAGACAGCGACAGTTTAGAACTGCTGATTCAGCATCCTAGACTGTATGAAAATATGTTGGGACAGCAAGACAATCTGCTGATATTGCGTCGAAATGACCAAGTGATCATCGAGATCAATCCCTTGAATATTCAGATGCCGAAGTTAAGCTTTCAACCTGAACTCAAATTTCAAAATAATCAAACAGATCAACCCTCAACTCGCTTAGCATCGAAACAACTCAATATACAGGGTCAACGCTATCAACTCATTGCCGGCAAGCAATTGCTTGAAGGTCAGCAGACCCTGACCCAATATCGTCAAAAATTAATTGGGTACAGTATATTCGGTGTGCTGTTATCTACGCTAACAGCATGGCTTGCAGGACATTATCTCTTAAGATCCATACGTCAATTGATTGATGCTTCCACTCAAATTGACTTAAATCAACACAGCTCACGTTTTGATATTCAGTCTGTGAGTAAAGAAGTTAATGAACTCACCTATGCGATGAATACCATGCTGACTCGCATAGACAGCAGCTATCAACAGATGGCGCGTTTTTCAGCGGATATTGCACATGAATTACGCACACCGCTGAATAACTTAGTCGGACAGACGCAAATTGTATTGTCCCATTTTCGAACACAGCAAGATTTAGAAAATCTGCTGTATTCGCATTTAGAGGAATACGAACGTTTAAATCAGATGATTGAGAGTATGCTGCTGATTGCACATCTTGAGCATGGCGAATATGTACAGGATCAACAATACATACAGCTTAAGCCAATGTTGGATGAGTTAATCGAGTATTTTAGTTTCTTGGCAGAAGAAAAACAGATGGGTTTTAAACTTGATCTTGAGCATGGACTTGAACAAAGATTCAGTCTTCAAGGTCACCCGATTTTGGTTGAACGGGCTGTGGCGAATTTAATCAGCAATGCAATTGATTATGGCCATGAAAACAGTGACATTAGAATTCAGGTGAAAGCACAACTATCTAAGCTAATGATCTCAGTGTTAACACCTCAGGTCAGGATTGAAGAGGTTCATTTGCCTCATTTATTTGATCGCTTTTACCAAATTGAGACCAGTCGTCATGCCTCTGGAAAAAGCGGTGGTTTGGGACTCGCCATTGTGAAATCTATTATGCAGTTGCATCAAGGAGAAGTCGGTGTAGAAAATACGCCTGATGGTGTCGTATTTCATCTGATTTTTCCACCATCCTTTTGCTAA
- a CDS encoding heavy metal response regulator transcription factor — MHILIIEDEVKISQYLAKGLQESGYQTSICHDGLGALTRLQQADYDLVLLDVMLPAFGGWQILQTLRTMSQVPVLMLTAKDHVLDRVKGLELGADDYLVKPFSYIELLARIKSLLRRSPRIEQDSYQMANLKLDRLKHEVWRDDQKLDLSQKEFFLLQLLMEHSGQVLTRSQIASKVWNINFNTDTNVVDVAIRRLRSKVDDHFAPKLIHTVRGLGYKLDEQA; from the coding sequence ATGCATATTTTAATTATTGAAGACGAAGTCAAGATTAGCCAATATTTGGCAAAGGGTTTACAAGAATCGGGTTATCAGACCTCTATCTGTCATGATGGTTTGGGTGCTTTAACACGCTTACAGCAAGCTGATTATGATTTGGTATTACTCGATGTGATGTTGCCAGCATTTGGTGGGTGGCAAATATTACAAACCTTAAGAACCATGAGCCAAGTTCCTGTACTGATGCTCACAGCAAAAGATCATGTGCTGGATCGGGTGAAAGGTTTAGAACTGGGTGCAGACGATTATTTGGTGAAACCATTTTCTTATATTGAGCTCTTGGCGCGCATTAAAAGTTTATTAAGACGTAGCCCACGTATCGAACAAGATAGTTATCAAATGGCCAATCTTAAACTGGATCGTTTGAAACATGAAGTTTGGCGTGATGATCAAAAATTGGATTTAAGCCAAAAAGAATTTTTCTTATTGCAACTGTTGATGGAACACTCAGGGCAAGTGCTGACACGCAGTCAAATTGCCTCCAAAGTCTGGAATATTAATTTCAATACTGATACCAATGTGGTTGATGTTGCCATCCGCCGCTTACGCAGTAAGGTCGATGATCATTTTGCCCCTAAACTTATCCATACCGTTCGCGGTTTGGGTTATAAACTCGATGAACAAGCATGA
- a CDS encoding GlcG/HbpS family heme-binding protein, producing MLLMITTTCCSAVSHAALNQHYVMSLTLANQLNQQVMQQCTQDAKPAAVVVLDQGGNVLSSQRHESVGIHNLIAAQRKAFTAYSTKSNSLDFMRNAQKNPDAQNLNSLPELLLLGGGVPVIYQGQLLGAVGVAGAGGSVQDHQCTQKGIETVLKQL from the coding sequence ATGCTCTTGATGATCACCACAACCTGTTGCAGCGCCGTATCTCATGCAGCGTTGAATCAACACTATGTGATGTCCTTAACACTCGCCAATCAACTCAATCAACAAGTGATGCAGCAATGTACACAAGATGCCAAACCTGCTGCGGTGGTGGTGCTTGATCAAGGGGGCAATGTGCTAAGCAGTCAGCGTCATGAGTCAGTGGGGATACATAATTTAATTGCAGCACAGCGCAAAGCATTTACGGCATATTCAACCAAAAGCAATAGCTTAGATTTTATGCGCAATGCCCAAAAGAACCCAGATGCTCAAAATTTAAATAGTTTGCCTGAATTATTGCTACTCGGGGGCGGCGTACCGGTGATTTATCAAGGTCAATTGTTGGGAGCTGTCGGTGTAGCAGGAGCGGGTGGTTCAGTGCAAGACCATCAATGTACTCAAAAGGGCATTGAAACCGTTTTAAAACAACTTTAA
- the uraH gene encoding hydroxyisourate hydrolase — protein sequence MKKLCVAAGGVLFSSLVMAQNPLSVHVLNLENGLPSSHVKVTLEEQKNGKWVKISEASTNEQGRITALFPENKNFDTAMYKVTFKTGDWFKQHQQKTFFPEVPVIFEVDGSVKHYHIPLLLSPYGYSTYRGN from the coding sequence ATGAAAAAACTTTGTGTAGCAGCCGGCGGTGTTTTATTTTCAAGTCTTGTTATGGCTCAAAACCCTTTAAGTGTACATGTGCTGAACTTGGAAAATGGTTTACCTTCATCTCATGTGAAAGTCACCTTAGAAGAACAGAAAAATGGCAAATGGGTCAAAATCTCAGAAGCATCGACTAATGAACAAGGGCGTATTACTGCACTTTTCCCAGAGAATAAAAACTTCGATACAGCTATGTATAAAGTGACCTTTAAAACAGGCGATTGGTTTAAACAGCATCAGCAAAAAACATTCTTCCCAGAAGTTCCGGTGATTTTTGAAGTAGATGGTTCAGTCAAGCACTACCATATTCCGTTGCTACTTAGCCCTTATGGCTATTCAACTTATCGTGGAAATTAA
- a CDS encoding DUF1330 domain-containing protein, which yields MSAYVVFTREETTDPDELAQYAEKAPKARPGHDLTPLAFYGDFEVLEGNPMEGAVILRFPDKAAARAWYDSPAYQDAMKHRQKGSKYRVFIIDGLPE from the coding sequence ATGTCTGCATATGTTGTCTTTACCCGCGAAGAAACCACAGATCCAGATGAACTTGCACAATATGCAGAGAAAGCACCGAAGGCAAGACCTGGTCATGATTTAACACCATTGGCATTCTACGGCGATTTTGAAGTACTTGAAGGTAATCCGATGGAAGGCGCGGTTATTTTGCGCTTCCCCGATAAAGCGGCGGCGCGTGCATGGTATGACAGCCCAGCTTACCAAGATGCGATGAAACATCGTCAAAAAGGTTCAAAATATCGTGTCTTTATTATTGATGGTTTGCCTGAGTAA
- a CDS encoding type 1 glutamine amidotransferase domain-containing protein, which translates to MKILMVLTSHDQLGNTGEKTGFWLEEFTAPYYSFIDAGAEVTLASPKGGQPPLDPKSDAEDAQTETTRRFQSDEHAQHVLAQTHKLSEISITDYDAVFYPGGHGPLWDLAEDAHSIQLIQDSIASGKPVAAVCHAPGILRHVKTPNGAALVTGKSVTGFSNSEEEAVGLTEVVPFLVEDMLKQHGAHYSKTSDWEVHVEVDGLLVTGQNPASSAATAEALLKLLN; encoded by the coding sequence ATGAAAATTTTAATGGTTTTAACATCGCATGATCAGTTGGGCAATACCGGTGAAAAGACAGGATTTTGGCTTGAAGAATTTACCGCGCCCTACTATAGCTTTATTGATGCAGGTGCTGAAGTCACTTTAGCATCTCCAAAAGGTGGACAACCGCCTCTTGATCCTAAAAGTGATGCAGAAGATGCGCAGACAGAAACAACCAGACGCTTTCAATCTGATGAACATGCACAACATGTATTGGCACAAACCCATAAACTGAGTGAAATTTCAATTACAGATTATGATGCTGTGTTTTATCCCGGTGGGCATGGCCCGCTTTGGGATTTAGCCGAAGACGCACATTCCATTCAACTTATTCAAGACAGTATTGCGTCAGGTAAACCTGTCGCTGCTGTATGCCATGCACCCGGTATTTTACGCCATGTGAAAACACCGAATGGTGCTGCACTTGTGACAGGTAAGTCGGTCACAGGCTTTAGTAATTCAGAAGAAGAAGCTGTAGGTTTGACTGAAGTTGTGCCCTTTTTGGTTGAAGATATGCTAAAACAACACGGTGCACATTATTCCAAGACATCAGACTGGGAAGTGCATGTTGAAGTCGACGGTCTACTGGTCACCGGACAAAACCCGGCTTCATCTGCTGCAACCGCAGAGGCCCTATTAAAACTGTTAAATTAA
- a CDS encoding bifunctional diguanylate cyclase/phosphodiesterase, whose translation MSQSANYLDTQSIFDLIGQHADLSLIFQNISEWLESQIPDSMVSIMLFSEEKQTLNLVSGAKHFSPSYQALLSDLKIGQHVGACGAAAFQRQLVICDNLQTDPNWQLFSEYVKQENIHACWSTPIVNALGKLYGTFGTYYRSNKRPTSTHIQLIRHAASLIALSMDLYVERQQRLTLNDKYRSFFTYHPDAIFEHNLEGVIVDANLASETVTKFKPFECIGTHYQSFLSDEFKSVTETAFQQAMAGNSQHLEIQGRNALDESYWLDLTYLPIKQNDQVVGVFGIVRDITERRNSEDTLRLLKRSVDANPHGIILTDASELKIEYVNPAFEKITGYRKEEVLGKNCRILQGPDTDPKSIEEIREALANQVEIQTTIKNYRKNGQEFWNKLILGPVFNDQNICKHFIGIQQDITQQLADSEYIARQQTHDSLTGLINHLHFEKRLEDAFSKSLNQYEPVVLYIELDGFNPLNHSLGYILGDQVLVAVADRLRHLIQDEELISHFSADEFGILLKNNNDLEHVVMLAEQIIKSLSAPFDIDGRKVHISASVGIANNSDQIEKSSQLLHYAIHAVNEAKKQGGNTWHWYEINAVHTPKVDYVLMRHELMVALEQEQFKVVYQPLVDAHSGELKSVEALIRWQHPQKGFISPAEFIPFAEETGQIVAIGQWVLQQACQDIVAWNQENHSNLRVAVNLSPLQFKRVGFLDELNETLKKTQLAPDLLKIEVTEGMLIEGADRSLDILKAVRNLGIKVSVDDFGTGYSSLSYLRTLPADEIKLDRSFIEDLPDNKQDCAIIAAIIVMAQTLGLEVVAEGIETIDQAEFLQAHGCNYFQGFYFAKPAALSELKLNYNWPQ comes from the coding sequence ATGAGTCAATCAGCAAATTATTTAGATACCCAGTCAATTTTTGATTTAATTGGGCAACATGCTGATTTATCACTCATCTTTCAGAACATTAGTGAATGGCTTGAAAGCCAGATACCTGATTCCATGGTATCTATTATGCTTTTTTCTGAGGAAAAACAGACATTAAATCTTGTCAGTGGTGCTAAACATTTTTCTCCAAGTTATCAAGCCCTCCTGAGTGATCTTAAAATAGGTCAACACGTGGGTGCGTGTGGTGCAGCGGCATTTCAAAGACAGCTGGTGATTTGTGACAATTTACAGACCGATCCGAACTGGCAACTTTTCAGTGAATACGTCAAACAAGAAAATATCCATGCTTGTTGGTCTACCCCTATTGTAAATGCTTTAGGTAAACTTTACGGAACCTTTGGTACCTATTATCGATCGAATAAGCGTCCAACATCGACTCATATTCAACTCATTCGTCATGCTGCTTCTTTAATTGCGCTGAGTATGGATTTGTATGTCGAAAGGCAACAAAGACTCACACTCAATGATAAATATCGTTCCTTCTTTACCTATCATCCTGATGCAATATTTGAACACAATCTCGAAGGTGTAATTGTTGATGCTAACTTAGCCTCAGAGACCGTCACCAAATTCAAACCATTCGAGTGTATAGGTACACATTACCAAAGTTTTCTTTCAGATGAATTTAAATCTGTTACTGAGACAGCTTTTCAGCAAGCCATGGCAGGAAATAGCCAGCATCTAGAAATTCAAGGTCGTAATGCTTTAGATGAAAGTTATTGGCTGGATTTGACTTATTTACCCATCAAGCAAAATGATCAGGTCGTGGGTGTATTTGGGATTGTACGAGATATTACGGAACGCAGAAATTCAGAAGATACACTGAGGTTACTCAAAAGAAGTGTGGATGCCAACCCGCATGGAATCATCTTAACCGATGCTTCAGAGCTTAAAATTGAATATGTCAATCCTGCATTCGAAAAGATTACCGGATATCGAAAAGAGGAAGTGCTCGGAAAAAACTGCCGCATTCTACAAGGGCCTGATACAGATCCAAAATCAATTGAAGAAATCCGTGAAGCCTTGGCTAATCAAGTTGAAATACAGACCACCATCAAAAATTATCGTAAAAATGGACAAGAGTTTTGGAATAAATTGATCTTAGGGCCTGTATTTAATGATCAAAATATTTGTAAGCATTTTATTGGCATTCAACAAGATATTACTCAACAGCTTGCAGACAGCGAATATATTGCCCGTCAACAGACTCACGATAGTCTAACTGGGCTGATTAATCATTTGCATTTTGAAAAACGTTTAGAGGATGCTTTCTCAAAGTCGCTCAATCAGTATGAACCTGTGGTTCTATATATTGAGTTAGATGGATTTAATCCCTTAAATCATAGTTTAGGCTACATCTTAGGTGACCAAGTATTGGTGGCTGTTGCAGATCGTTTACGCCATCTCATTCAAGATGAAGAGCTTATTTCACATTTTTCAGCGGATGAATTTGGTATTTTACTCAAAAATAATAACGATTTGGAACATGTGGTTATGCTTGCAGAGCAAATCATTAAAAGTCTATCAGCCCCCTTCGATATTGATGGTCGTAAAGTGCACATCAGTGCCAGCGTCGGCATTGCAAATAATAGTGATCAAATCGAAAAATCGAGCCAATTGTTGCATTATGCAATACATGCCGTAAATGAAGCCAAAAAACAAGGTGGAAATACATGGCATTGGTATGAGATTAATGCTGTTCATACACCAAAAGTTGATTATGTGTTGATGCGTCACGAACTGATGGTCGCGCTAGAGCAAGAACAATTTAAAGTGGTCTACCAACCTTTAGTTGACGCTCACTCTGGTGAATTAAAAAGTGTTGAAGCATTAATCCGTTGGCAACATCCGCAAAAAGGTTTTATCTCTCCTGCTGAGTTTATTCCTTTTGCCGAAGAAACGGGTCAGATTGTTGCCATTGGTCAATGGGTTTTACAACAGGCATGTCAGGACATTGTCGCGTGGAATCAAGAAAATCACTCCAACCTTAGAGTTGCAGTGAACTTATCCCCTTTACAGTTTAAACGTGTTGGTTTTTTAGATGAATTAAATGAAACCTTAAAAAAGACCCAACTTGCTCCTGACTTATTAAAAATTGAAGTGACTGAAGGCATGTTAATTGAGGGTGCTGACCGTTCATTAGACATACTTAAGGCAGTTCGTAATTTAGGTATTAAAGTCTCTGTTGATGACTTTGGGACGGGCTATTCGAGTCTGAGTTATTTGCGCACCTTACCTGCGGATGAAATCAAACTCGATCGCAGTTTTATTGAGGATCTACCCGACAATAAACAAGATTGCGCGATCATTGCTGCGATTATTGTTATGGCGCAGACTTTAGGCTTAGAAGTGGTTGCCGAGGGCATTGAAACCATTGATCAAGCTGAGTTTTTACAAGCGCATGGTTGTAATTATTTCCAAGGTTTTTATTTCGCAAAACCTGCGGCATTAAGTGAACTCAAGCTGAATTACAATTGGCCTCAATGA
- a CDS encoding VF530 family protein yields the protein MNTSNDPLHGKKLADILDELLDYYGGFEDLSRKIEIRCFCIDPSVKSSLRFLRTTPWAREKVESLYLYVLRQKAKQKSSL from the coding sequence ATGAATACCTCGAATGACCCTTTACATGGCAAAAAACTTGCAGACATTTTAGATGAATTATTAGACTACTACGGTGGGTTTGAAGACTTAAGTCGTAAAATTGAAATTAGATGTTTTTGCATAGACCCAAGTGTTAAATCTTCATTGCGATTTTTGCGTACCACCCCATGGGCGCGTGAAAAAGTCGAAAGCTTATACTTATATGTTTTACGTCAGAAAGCAAAACAGAAATCTTCATTGTAA
- a CDS encoding ISNCY family transposase, with amino-acid sequence MSDKELKRLSVLQEICDQRITQSQAAQLLHISERQIRRLLHKYKAQGPAALAHAGRGQISNSKIPEEIRLKCLNIVSDQLHGFGPTLAHEKLTTVHGFDLSVETLRSWMIAADLWIPRSKRLKRRYQPRYNRDCFGELIQIDGSHHDWFEGRAAKCCLLVFIDDATGKLQHLRFCESESTFDYMISTRLYIEQHGKPLAFYSDKHSVFRVNQSSKKDTKITQFGRVLSTLNIDIIFANSPQAKGRVERANRTLQDRLIKEMRLEGISSIEQANAWLPCFIKQFNRKFAKMAFNPKDLHRTVTETAEELDDIFTWREPRRVTNSLTITYDKCVYMLENTEENQSLIGKYLEFLEYPDGTVAIEYHGRKISYSLFDKLSQLNQREIVENKRLGSVLAHIQQQHEQLEQQNKRNRSQKMPRRRAQKTAIEQRNLNPVLDLEISI; translated from the coding sequence ATGTCGGATAAAGAACTTAAACGATTGTCGGTTTTGCAGGAAATCTGTGATCAACGCATAACTCAATCCCAGGCTGCTCAGCTACTTCATATCTCAGAACGTCAGATCAGACGCTTACTGCACAAATACAAAGCTCAAGGTCCCGCTGCATTAGCCCATGCCGGTCGTGGCCAAATCAGCAATTCCAAAATTCCTGAAGAAATCAGACTCAAGTGTCTCAATATTGTTTCTGACCAACTCCATGGTTTTGGACCCACTTTAGCGCATGAAAAGCTCACCACCGTACATGGATTCGATCTTTCAGTAGAAACCCTGCGTTCTTGGATGATTGCAGCCGATTTATGGATTCCTCGATCCAAGCGCCTGAAACGCCGGTATCAGCCTCGTTACAACCGGGATTGCTTTGGTGAACTGATCCAAATTGATGGCTCACACCATGACTGGTTTGAAGGACGCGCTGCTAAATGCTGTCTGCTGGTGTTTATCGATGATGCCACAGGTAAATTACAGCATTTACGCTTCTGTGAATCAGAATCAACCTTTGACTATATGATTTCGACACGTTTATATATCGAACAGCATGGTAAGCCATTGGCATTTTACAGTGACAAACATTCAGTTTTTAGGGTGAATCAAAGCAGCAAGAAAGACACCAAGATTACCCAGTTTGGACGTGTGCTGAGCACTCTCAATATCGATATCATCTTCGCTAACTCCCCTCAAGCCAAAGGTCGTGTAGAACGCGCCAATAGAACACTTCAAGACCGTTTGATTAAAGAAATGCGCCTGGAAGGTATTAGTTCGATTGAGCAAGCGAATGCCTGGCTGCCGTGCTTTATTAAGCAATTTAATCGTAAATTTGCCAAGATGGCCTTTAATCCCAAGGATCTGCATCGGACTGTCACTGAAACAGCCGAAGAATTAGATGATATTTTTACCTGGCGTGAACCCCGCAGGGTCACTAACAGCCTGACAATTACTTATGATAAATGCGTATATATGTTGGAAAACACAGAAGAAAATCAAAGTTTGATCGGCAAGTATCTTGAGTTCCTGGAATATCCGGATGGTACTGTAGCCATTGAATATCATGGAAGAAAAATCAGTTACAGCCTCTTCGATAAATTAAGTCAGCTCAATCAACGAGAGATCGTTGAGAATAAACGTTTGGGTTCTGTGCTGGCACATATTCAACAACAGCATGAACAACTGGAACAACAAAACAAACGCAATCGTTCTCAAAAGATGCCACGTAGACGAGCACAGAAAACAGCGATTGAACAACGAAATCTGAATCCTGTGCTTGACTTGGAAATTTCCATATAG
- a CDS encoding IS3 family transposase (programmed frameshift), which yields MTKPKYTPEIRERAVQLLIESEKDYPSTWAAITAIAPKIGCTPETLRSWHQKYLNQQNPIKVQQLSDQERIKQLERENKELQRANEILRKAAGFFRPGGARPPTQIMVDFIHNNKELYGVEAICRILPIAPSTYYRTLDLADNPEHRAKRDLHDLHHAEQIKRIWKESSGRYGVRKVWQKLKREGYIIARCTVARLMQKLGIQGVWRGKNKQTTRSRDDQKRADDLVKRNFSADQPDQLWVADFTYIQTNSGWVYTAFIIDVFSRAIVGWKVSTRMNTDMVLDALEQALHDRGMPKNVIHHSDRGVQYLSIRYTNRLEAANLRASVGTTGDSYDNALAETMNGLYKTEVIEYLKADWQGLADVQLATLNWVDWFNKERVHSALGYVSPFDFEVIYYDKINPLGQVA from the exons ATGACAAAACCAAAATATACCCCTGAAATCAGAGAAAGAGCGGTTCAATTATTGATTGAATCTGAAAAAGATTATCCTTCTACTTGGGCTGCAATCACAGCAATTGCACCTAAGATTGGCTGTACTCCTGAAACACTACGTTCCTGGCATCAGAAGTATTTGAATCAACAGAATCCAATCAAAGTACAGCAGCTTTCAGACCAAGAACGCATTAAACAACTTGAACGCGAAAATAAAGAACTGCAACGAGCCAATGAAATTCTACGCAAAGCAGCCG GCTTTTTTCGCCCAGGCGGAGCTCGACCGCCCACACAAATAATGGTGGATTTTATCCATAATAATAAAGAGCTGTACGGAGTCGAGGCGATTTGTAGAATTTTACCTATCGCACCTTCAACCTATTACCGAACTTTAGACCTCGCGGACAATCCAGAACATCGAGCGAAACGAGATTTACATGACTTGCATCATGCTGAACAAATTAAACGAATTTGGAAGGAAAGTTCAGGTCGATATGGTGTACGTAAAGTTTGGCAAAAACTGAAACGTGAAGGCTATATTATTGCGCGCTGTACAGTTGCTCGATTGATGCAAAAGCTAGGTATACAAGGTGTTTGGCGAGGTAAGAATAAACAAACGACCCGTAGCCGGGATGATCAAAAACGAGCAGATGACTTGGTGAAACGCAATTTTAGTGCTGATCAGCCTGACCAGCTGTGGGTCGCTGACTTCACGTATATTCAAACAAATTCAGGCTGGGTCTATACCGCCTTTATTATTGATGTGTTCTCACGAGCAATTGTTGGATGGAAAGTATCAACACGTATGAATACAGACATGGTGCTCGATGCACTGGAGCAAGCATTGCATGATCGAGGCATGCCAAAGAACGTGATTCATCATAGTGACAGAGGCGTGCAATATCTTTCCATTCGTTATACCAATCGTTTAGAAGCAGCAAATTTACGAGCATCAGTCGGTACGACCGGTGATTCATACGATAATGCTTTGGCTGAAACGATGAATGGCTTATACAAAACAGAGGTGATTGAATATTTAAAAGCAGATTGGCAAGGTTTAGCGGATGTACAACTTGCGACACTAAATTGGGTAGATTGGTTCAATAAAGAACGTGTACATAGTGCACTGGGTTATGTATCACCTTTTGATTTTGAAGTAATCTACTATGATAAGATTAACCCGTTAGGTCAGGTGGCCTAA